In the genome of Pediococcus claussenii ATCC BAA-344, one region contains:
- a CDS encoding arginine repressor, whose amino-acid sequence MQKSKRHEIIKNIIKEQNIEKQEYLVKALKQAGIEVTQATISRDIRELQLIKVPNGDGKNIYAVPEDNVSQLEQRVFDLLKRAMVAIRLQDKLIFIELRPGYGPSISAAFKQINYNFVFGILNDDNGVLVICNDADRASSLRQRITDMISYR is encoded by the coding sequence ATGCAAAAAAGCAAACGACATGAAATAATTAAAAATATCATTAAAGAACAGAATATTGAAAAACAAGAGTATTTAGTTAAGGCACTTAAGCAAGCAGGAATTGAGGTTACTCAGGCGACAATCTCTCGTGATATTCGTGAATTACAATTGATAAAAGTGCCTAATGGTGATGGAAAAAATATCTATGCTGTTCCTGAGGACAATGTATCACAGTTAGAACAACGGGTGTTTGATCTTTTAAAACGTGCTATGGTAGCTATTAGGTTACAGGATAAGTTGATCTTTATCGAATTGAGACCAGGGTATGGGCCTAGTATTTCTGCAGCATTTAAGCAAATAAATTATAATTTTGTTTTTGGCATTCTAAATGATGATAATGGTGTATTGGTGATTTGCAATGATGCTGATCGTGCAAGTAGTTTAAGGCAGAGAATTACTGATATGATTTCGTACAGATAG
- the recN gene encoding DNA repair protein RecN yields the protein MLREISIKDFAIIEKLDVDFSKGMTALTGETGAGKSIIIDAVGLLAGGRGSSDFIRTGATKAVLQGVFDANTSKNTEKALDEVGVEPDDELIITREIHNNGRNVCRINGTIVNLQSLRLIGDTLIDIHGQNEHQELMDREKHLDTLDQYDDGQIKTVLKEYQTIFSRLQTVKQSLKKQLANEQEWNQRVDMLRFQIDEISTANLKSGEEEELILKRDQLNNFQAISAALSSSMQALENDDGGAATDLVGGIMNDLESIAEYGTEYQKMAEEASNAYYSLEDVASSVRDAIDGLEWNNGELDQVEQRLELIHQLKRKYGDSINEVLEYFEKIKTELDSMIGTGDSANELSQQVEELEAKTQKLGIRLSKIRKKSALSLEKRVQEQLNELYMNNTIFKVQFTERKSPELSGLDDVEFFIQPNPGEQLRPLVKIASGGELSRIMLALKTIFAQNDGVTSIIFDEVDTGVSGRVAQAIADKIHEIANHSQVLCITHLPQVAAKADQQLHVAKEVKNDRTTTTLTVLNDEGRVQEIARMLAGNEITKLSVAHARELLTIEHS from the coding sequence ATGTTACGAGAAATTTCAATTAAAGATTTTGCGATAATAGAAAAATTAGATGTCGATTTTTCCAAAGGAATGACAGCCTTAACCGGAGAAACTGGAGCTGGTAAATCAATTATAATCGATGCAGTAGGGTTATTGGCTGGCGGACGCGGGTCAAGTGACTTTATTCGAACCGGTGCAACCAAAGCTGTATTACAGGGCGTTTTTGATGCAAATACATCTAAAAATACGGAAAAAGCTTTGGATGAGGTTGGAGTTGAACCTGATGATGAATTAATTATTACTCGGGAAATTCATAACAATGGACGAAATGTTTGCAGAATAAATGGAACTATTGTTAATTTACAGAGCTTACGTTTAATTGGCGATACTTTAATTGATATTCATGGTCAGAATGAGCACCAAGAGCTAATGGATAGAGAGAAGCACTTGGATACCTTAGATCAATATGATGATGGACAAATAAAAACTGTCTTGAAAGAATATCAAACAATTTTTTCAAGACTTCAAACGGTAAAACAAAGCTTAAAAAAGCAGTTGGCTAATGAGCAAGAGTGGAATCAGAGAGTTGACATGTTACGTTTCCAAATTGACGAAATTAGCACTGCCAATCTAAAAAGTGGTGAGGAGGAAGAGTTGATCCTCAAGCGAGACCAATTAAATAATTTTCAAGCAATATCTGCGGCACTTTCCTCTAGTATGCAGGCTCTTGAGAATGATGATGGTGGGGCGGCTACTGATTTAGTTGGCGGCATTATGAACGATCTTGAAAGTATTGCTGAATATGGCACTGAATATCAAAAGATGGCTGAGGAAGCATCAAACGCATATTATTCTCTAGAGGATGTTGCGAGTTCTGTGCGCGATGCAATCGATGGACTTGAATGGAATAATGGTGAACTAGACCAGGTAGAACAAAGATTAGAGTTAATTCACCAATTGAAGCGAAAGTATGGAGACTCTATAAACGAAGTACTGGAATATTTTGAAAAAATCAAGACGGAACTAGACTCAATGATTGGAACGGGCGACAGCGCCAATGAACTTAGTCAACAAGTTGAAGAATTAGAAGCAAAAACGCAAAAATTGGGAATTAGGCTATCAAAAATCAGGAAAAAAAGTGCTCTTAGCTTAGAAAAAAGAGTGCAGGAACAATTAAACGAACTTTATATGAATAATACAATTTTTAAAGTTCAATTTACTGAAAGAAAGAGTCCAGAGTTGAGTGGCCTAGACGATGTTGAATTTTTTATTCAGCCTAATCCAGGGGAACAACTACGGCCTTTAGTAAAAATTGCATCTGGTGGTGAATTATCAAGGATCATGTTGGCCTTAAAAACGATCTTTGCCCAAAATGATGGTGTGACAAGTATTATTTTTGATGAGGTTGACACGGGTGTAAGTGGAAGGGTTGCTCAGGCAATTGCAGATAAAATACACGAAATTGCAAATCATTCGCAAGTCTTGTGTATTACACACTTACCGCAGGTTGCTGCAAAAGCAGATCAGCAACTGCATGTTGCAAAAGAAGTCAAAAATGATCGGACGACAACCACTTTAACGGTATTAAATGATGAGGGACGAGTACAAGAAATAGCTAGAATGCTAGCAGGTAATGAGATCACAAAACTAAGTGTTGCTCATGCTCGCGAGTTGCTAACAATTGAACATTCTTGA